The Bacteroidota bacterium genome includes a region encoding these proteins:
- a CDS encoding response regulator transcription factor yields MRTILIVDDERDILDLVRYNLQKEGYEVLTARSGKEALEMARQNPDLILLDIMMPEYDGLEVLKRLKKDERTSRIPVVFLTAKGSDVDEVLGLELGAEDYIVKPISIPKLTARVKNVLRKREEGDAAPVQPISIGEVEIIQSQHIVRIDRKEVFFPRKEFEVLLYLARHTGQVVSRESLLRSVWGSDVRVVDRTVDVHIRKIREKLGKRAGMLETIKGVGYKFREEQ; encoded by the coding sequence ATGAGGACAATTCTAATCGTTGACGACGAACGGGACATTCTGGACCTCGTCAGGTATAATCTGCAAAAGGAAGGATACGAGGTGCTGACCGCGCGAAGCGGAAAAGAGGCCCTCGAGATGGCCCGGCAGAATCCCGACCTCATCCTCCTGGACATCATGATGCCCGAATACGACGGGCTCGAGGTCCTCAAGCGTCTGAAAAAAGATGAACGGACGAGCCGCATACCGGTTGTGTTCCTGACGGCGAAAGGGAGCGATGTCGATGAAGTGCTCGGGCTCGAGCTGGGAGCCGAGGACTACATCGTCAAGCCGATCAGCATCCCGAAGCTCACCGCCCGGGTGAAGAACGTCCTTCGAAAGCGCGAAGAGGGGGATGCCGCGCCCGTTCAACCTATTTCGATCGGAGAGGTTGAGATCATCCAGTCCCAGCACATCGTCCGGATCGATCGCAAGGAAGTCTTCTTTCCCCGGAAGGAGTTCGAGGTGCTCCTCTATCTTGCGCGGCACACCGGACAGGTCGTAAGCCGCGAGTCGCTTCTCCGGTCCGTCTGGGGAAGCGACGTCCGGGTCGTCGACCGGACCGTCGACGTGCATATCAGGAAAATTCGCGAAAAACTCGGGAAGCGCGCGGGGATGCTCGAAACAATCAAGGGAGTGGGCTACAAGTTCAGGGAAGAGCAGTGA
- a CDS encoding Ppx/GppA phosphatase family protein produces MASRNRNLAAIDVGTNSIHLIVVRVDTRTGRFKIIDREKDVVRLGKGSSDMKYLSRPAIRRGLETLSRFKRVADGARATVRAVGTSAIREAINRDKFLLMVKAKTGITIEIASGVEEARLIYLGILQALPLYQEKVLLIDIGGGSTEFLLGKKGQVLYDNSLKLGAVRLTARFFKHGNYSAKTVKQCRIYILGMLNPIARQLRNLDRQTVVGTSGTIQAVASLIRTGQKDEGVTNLNGFSFTRDDLRAAVERILDAAVHDSMEELQEFDPSRRDIIVAGALILEQLFKELDLKEMTVSEYGLREGIVMDTIENKYLRAESSPDDLRRESIRHLGETLAVEKAHTQHVAQLALRIFDQTKSLHGLGAPEREFLEAAALLHEVGLYVSHSQHHRHSYYLIKNADLLGYTEDEKAIIANVARYHRKSHPKPKHENFQTLSGEQRRIVVKLAAILRIADGLDRSHAGAVEDIRCRRTKDKVTFHLKRFEGLPVEMEIWGAEHKKGLFEKTFDVEVRFTDR; encoded by the coding sequence GTGGCTAGCAGGAACCGGAACCTCGCCGCCATCGACGTCGGGACAAACTCGATCCACCTGATCGTCGTGCGTGTGGACACGCGCACCGGAAGGTTCAAGATCATCGACAGGGAAAAAGACGTCGTCCGGCTGGGCAAGGGTTCGTCCGATATGAAATACTTATCCCGCCCCGCCATCCGGCGCGGCCTTGAGACTCTGAGCAGGTTCAAACGCGTGGCGGACGGGGCAAGAGCCACGGTCAGAGCGGTCGGAACAAGCGCGATCCGGGAGGCGATCAACAGGGATAAATTCCTTCTGATGGTAAAGGCGAAGACGGGAATTACCATCGAGATCGCTTCCGGCGTCGAGGAGGCGAGGCTCATTTACCTCGGAATTCTCCAGGCGCTTCCCCTGTATCAGGAGAAAGTGCTGCTGATCGATATCGGGGGAGGAAGCACCGAATTTCTCCTCGGGAAGAAGGGCCAGGTCCTCTATGACAACAGTCTCAAGCTGGGCGCGGTGAGACTGACGGCGCGCTTTTTCAAGCACGGAAACTACTCGGCCAAGACCGTGAAGCAGTGCCGGATTTACATTCTGGGAATGCTGAATCCCATCGCCCGGCAACTGCGCAACCTTGACCGCCAGACCGTCGTCGGAACCTCGGGGACGATCCAGGCAGTCGCCAGCCTGATCCGGACGGGACAGAAGGACGAAGGAGTGACGAACCTGAACGGGTTCTCCTTCACACGCGACGATCTCCGGGCGGCGGTGGAACGGATCCTCGATGCGGCCGTCCATGATTCGATGGAAGAGCTCCAGGAATTCGATCCCTCGCGGCGGGACATCATCGTGGCGGGAGCGCTCATTCTTGAGCAGCTCTTTAAGGAGCTTGATCTCAAGGAGATGACAGTTTCGGAGTACGGCCTGCGCGAGGGAATCGTGATGGATACGATCGAAAACAAATACCTGCGCGCCGAATCATCCCCCGACGACCTCCGCCGTGAAAGCATCCGCCACCTCGGAGAGACGCTCGCGGTGGAAAAAGCCCACACGCAACATGTCGCGCAGCTGGCCCTCCGGATTTTTGACCAGACCAAGTCCCTGCACGGGCTTGGAGCGCCCGAGAGGGAATTCCTGGAAGCGGCGGCCCTGCTTCACGAGGTCGGACTCTACGTCTCCCACAGCCAGCACCACCGGCACTCGTACTATCTGATCAAGAATGCCGACCTGCTCGGTTATACCGAGGACGAAAAGGCGATCATCGCCAACGTCGCCCGTTACCACAGGAAAAGTCATCCGAAACCGAAACATGAAAACTTTCAGACCCTGTCCGGGGAACAGAGGCGGATTGTCGTGAAGCTCGCCGCAATCCTCCGCATCGCGGACGGGCTGGATCGAAGTCACGCCGGAGCTGTGGAGGACATCCGCTGCCGCCGGACGAAGGACAAGGTGACGTTCCATCTGAAACGGTTTGAAGGCCTCCCGGTGGAAATGGAAATCTGGGGGGCGGAACACAAGAAGGGATTATTCGAGAAGACCTTTGACGTGGAGGTCCGCTTTACAGACCGTTGA
- a CDS encoding thymidylate kinase yields MSNKGPFFGEGLPYVDVSAMKGKLIVIEGTDGVGRSTQIEDIKKWLEVKGYGVITTGWTRSPLLGSTIVKAKAGHTLNVNTYCLLYAADFADRLENEIIPALNSGFIVLADRYVYTAFARATVRGADRTWIRKVFGFALKPDAVFYMQIGIEDLIPRVINSETLSKRYWDEGLGEGLKYWESGMDLKLGEDFYDSFIAYQKWILREFSRMSRSFGFVEVDASRNFHETNSALKAGITSVLSRG; encoded by the coding sequence ATGTCAAATAAGGGCCCCTTTTTCGGTGAAGGCCTTCCGTATGTCGATGTGAGCGCCATGAAAGGGAAACTCATCGTCATCGAAGGCACAGACGGCGTCGGCCGCTCCACCCAGATCGAAGATATCAAGAAGTGGCTCGAGGTGAAAGGCTACGGGGTGATCACCACCGGATGGACCCGGTCCCCCCTCCTCGGGAGCACGATCGTAAAGGCGAAGGCGGGCCATACGCTCAACGTCAACACGTATTGCCTCCTCTATGCCGCGGACTTCGCAGATCGATTGGAGAACGAGATCATCCCGGCCCTGAATTCCGGCTTCATCGTTCTTGCCGACCGGTACGTCTACACGGCGTTTGCCCGCGCGACGGTCAGGGGAGCGGACCGGACGTGGATCCGAAAGGTGTTCGGATTTGCCCTGAAACCGGATGCGGTCTTTTACATGCAGATCGGGATCGAAGACCTTATTCCGAGAGTCATCAATAGCGAAACGCTTTCGAAACGCTACTGGGACGAGGGCCTGGGAGAGGGACTCAAGTACTGGGAATCGGGAATGGATCTGAAGCTCGGTGAGGACTTTTATGACAGCTTCATCGCATACCAGAAATGGATTCTCCGGGAATTTTCCCGCATGTCCAGGAGTTTTGGGTTCGTCGAAGTAGACGCGTCGCGGAACTTTCACGAAACAAACAGCGCCTTGAAGGCCGGCATCACTTCCGTCCTCTCCCGTGGCTAG
- the tmk gene encoding dTMP kinase translates to MTGQSLFRNHPYPGRLIVVEGIDGSGKSTQLQLLHKWLSSQRYRAFLTEWNSSALVKQTIKLGKKKNLLTPTTFSILHATDFADRLAHLIIPPLKAGMIVLADRYVYTAFARDVVRGVHPEWVRNLYGFAAKPDLAIYFKVPIEVSLSRILNGRINLKFHEAGMDLGLSGDPSESFRMFQSKILEEYDTMSAEYNLQVIDATRPIQEQQAIVRAMTKAVLRKYKPAPYLQKKENIYVK, encoded by the coding sequence ATGACAGGACAAAGCCTCTTCAGAAACCACCCTTATCCGGGCCGTCTCATCGTCGTCGAAGGAATCGACGGGTCGGGTAAGTCGACACAGCTCCAGCTGCTTCACAAATGGCTCTCGAGCCAGCGTTACCGCGCCTTTCTCACGGAGTGGAACTCCTCGGCGCTGGTGAAGCAGACGATCAAGCTGGGGAAGAAGAAAAATCTCCTCACCCCCACCACCTTCAGCATCCTCCATGCCACGGACTTTGCCGACCGCCTCGCGCATTTGATCATTCCGCCTTTGAAGGCGGGGATGATCGTCCTGGCCGACCGGTATGTCTACACGGCCTTCGCGAGGGATGTCGTTCGGGGTGTTCACCCGGAGTGGGTCAGAAACCTCTACGGCTTTGCGGCAAAACCCGACCTGGCCATCTACTTCAAGGTGCCGATCGAAGTCTCCCTCAGCCGGATCCTGAACGGCCGCATCAATCTTAAATTTCACGAGGCGGGAATGGACCTCGGCCTCAGCGGCGATCCGAGTGAAAGTTTTCGGATGTTTCAGAGCAAGATCCTTGAGGAATACGACACCATGTCCGCCGAGTACAATCTCCAGGTCATCGACGCAACCAGGCCGATCCAGGAGCAGCAGGCGATAGTTCGGGCGATGACCAAAGCCGTGCTGAGGAAGTACAAACCCGCCCCCTATCTGCAAAAAAAGGAGAATATCTATGTCAAATAA
- the sixA gene encoding phosphohistidine phosphatase SixA has product MRLHLLRHAIAVPRAGTHYPNDDRPLTEDGRKKMRKAAGGIAAAIGTVDIIFSSPLKRALDTARIAAKELGLAGKITILEELLPGREPGMLVNALLLGRQKESLLIVGHEPDLGVFASTLLGSPALSIVFKKGGLCRIDVDELRTGSTGRLIYHLTPKQLRLLSPAKQHDRTKPLQKPPLSGPSHRRRRNRRVG; this is encoded by the coding sequence ATGCGTCTTCACCTCTTGCGGCATGCGATCGCAGTTCCCCGGGCGGGAACCCACTATCCCAACGACGACCGGCCGCTCACGGAGGATGGAAGAAAAAAGATGCGGAAGGCCGCCGGGGGGATCGCTGCGGCAATCGGGACGGTTGACATTATTTTCTCAAGCCCCCTCAAACGCGCCCTCGATACCGCGAGGATCGCAGCCAAAGAGCTCGGCCTTGCGGGGAAGATTACAATTCTGGAGGAACTCCTGCCCGGGCGGGAGCCCGGGATGCTCGTGAACGCCCTCCTCCTCGGGCGGCAAAAGGAGTCTCTCTTGATCGTGGGGCATGAACCTGATCTCGGGGTGTTTGCTTCCACGCTCCTGGGCTCACCCGCACTCTCCATCGTGTTCAAGAAGGGCGGGCTCTGCAGAATCGACGTGGATGAACTCCGGACCGGTTCCACCGGTCGTTTGATCTATCACCTCACACCAAAACAGCTTCGATTACTATCACCGGCTAAACAGCATGACAGGACAAAGCCTCTTCAGAAACCACCCTTATCCGGGCCGTCTCATCGTCGTCGAAGGAATCGACGGGTCGGGTAA
- a CDS encoding CHAD domain-containing protein, with amino-acid sequence MPVLLRRFFAGSNLVLRNPDNARELHDMRLEGKRLRFAMEAFAPAFGKAFARSLKEIRDILRLMGLIHDCDVSIGILADFLREFEIFNSMQSADEPALALRPLRELLSGQRALRLELFARLRAALKQREISALRKRFEKALDSK; translated from the coding sequence TTGCCGGTTCTTCTGCGGCGTTTTTTTGCGGGGAGCAATCTGGTCCTCCGCAACCCCGACAATGCCCGGGAATTGCACGACATGCGCCTGGAGGGTAAGCGGCTCCGATTCGCCATGGAAGCGTTCGCCCCTGCCTTCGGGAAAGCGTTCGCGCGGTCGCTGAAGGAGATTCGGGACATCCTCCGGCTGATGGGGTTGATACATGATTGCGACGTATCGATCGGGATCCTGGCGGATTTCCTCAGGGAATTCGAGATCTTTAATTCGATGCAAAGCGCGGATGAACCGGCGCTCGCGTTGCGGCCCCTGCGCGAGCTTCTCTCCGGTCAGCGGGCCCTGAGGCTTGAATTGTTCGCCCGGCTGCGCGCCGCGCTGAAACAACGGGAAATCTCAGCGCTTCGCAAACGGTTCGAGAAAGCCCTCGATTCAAAATAG
- a CDS encoding CHAD domain-containing protein, with protein sequence MIGPSAEGTDAEALHDLRTNARRIQTLLQLFHSCFSGKKAGGQAQSIRSLIRAAGRVREMDVFLSLLKDRRGSFSGSDRSALDLIAARTLRRQTDERRRLVRRLKRFESAQAGRDLRKFLASI encoded by the coding sequence TTGATCGGGCCCTCTGCCGAGGGAACCGACGCCGAAGCGCTCCACGATCTCCGGACAAACGCGCGCAGGATTCAGACGCTCCTTCAGTTGTTTCACAGCTGTTTCAGCGGAAAGAAGGCCGGGGGACAGGCTCAATCAATCCGCTCCCTGATCAGAGCGGCCGGAAGGGTGAGAGAGATGGACGTGTTTCTCTCCCTGCTCAAAGACCGGCGGGGATCGTTTTCCGGATCAGACCGGTCCGCCCTGGATCTGATCGCGGCGCGAACACTCCGCCGGCAAACGGACGAACGGCGTCGACTCGTCCGCCGGCTCAAGAGATTCGAATCGGCGCAGGCCGGCCGGGATCTGCGTAAATTCCTGGCTTCCATCTGA
- the kdpC gene encoding potassium-transporting ATPase subunit KdpC codes for MLKQLRPAIILIVLFTILTGLAYPLLITAVAQLVFPETANGSLISRGGKAIGSELIGQAFSDPKYFWPRPSATSPFPYNAGASTGSNYGPLNPALLAGVRKRIEDLKRADPENDRPIPVDLVTASGSGLDPHISVAAALYQLPRVARVRGMTEDRIRSLVDRYTEWRQFGFLGEPRVNVLRLNFALDEIRSLPEVK; via the coding sequence ATTCTGAAGCAACTTCGTCCCGCGATCATCCTGATCGTCCTGTTTACGATCCTTACAGGGCTCGCCTATCCGCTTCTCATCACTGCGGTCGCACAACTTGTATTCCCGGAAACGGCAAACGGAAGTCTCATCTCGAGGGGTGGGAAGGCGATCGGCTCGGAGCTCATCGGCCAGGCGTTCAGTGATCCGAAGTATTTCTGGCCCCGTCCTTCGGCGACGAGCCCCTTCCCCTACAACGCCGGCGCCTCGACCGGATCAAATTACGGGCCGCTGAACCCGGCACTCCTGGCCGGGGTCAGGAAACGCATAGAGGATTTGAAACGCGCCGACCCCGAGAACGACCGGCCCATCCCGGTCGACCTTGTGACCGCTTCGGGAAGCGGTCTCGACCCGCACATCAGCGTGGCTGCTGCGCTCTACCAGCTTCCCCGTGTGGCGAGAGTCCGGGGAATGACCGAAGATAGAATTCGATCCCTGGTCGACCGGTACACGGAATGGAGACAGTTTGGATTTCTCGGCGAACCACGTGTAAACGTGTTGCGACTGAACTTTGCATTGGATGAAATCCGTTCTCTCCCGGAGGTGAAATAA
- a CDS encoding potassium ABC transporter ATPase, whose product MDILYIGIVLVFFLLTWGLLKGCDLLGEEKSGDRS is encoded by the coding sequence ATGGACATCCTCTATATCGGCATCGTACTCGTGTTCTTTCTGCTCACCTGGGGCCTCCTGAAGGGATGCGATCTTCTCGGCGAAGAGAAGTCGGGAGACCGGTCATGA
- the kdpF gene encoding K(+)-transporting ATPase subunit F, which translates to MSWLYIISGIISLGLLIYLFVALLKPEIFE; encoded by the coding sequence ATGAGCTGGCTCTATATAATTTCCGGAATTATCTCCCTCGGACTGCTGATCTACCTATTTGTGGCCCTCTTGAAGCCGGAGATATTCGAATGA
- the kdpA gene encoding potassium-transporting ATPase subunit KdpA, with product MTFSGVLQIVIYLAVLLLLVKPLGAFMARVYRRERTFLDPVLGPLERLLYRLSRIDPDKEMDWKENAAALLVFNFAGLIVVYAVQRLQQFLPINPQGLGAVSPDSAFNTAVSFASNTNWQGYGGETTMSYLTQMIALTVQNFLSAASGMAVLALFIRGISRHSVKTLGNFWVDMTRSTLYILLPLSVVLALVLVSQGVVQTFSPPVSVPLLERTVDGTGAAVTQQVIPVGPVASQIAIKQLGTNGGGFFNVNSAHPFENPTPLTDFLEMLSILLIAAALCYTYGSMVGDTRQGWAVLASMLIILIPAIVVTHAAESSGNPKLAALNVEQRSTSINPGGNMEGKEVRFGIANSATWAIATTAASNGSVNSMHDSFTPMGGLMALVMMQLGEVVLGGVGSGLYGMVVFVIVAVFVAGLLVGRTPEYLGHKIEAYEMKMASLLILIMPLTVLGLTALAVVTDPGKAAMLNPGPHGFSEILYAFTSEGNNNGSAFAGVSANTPYYNITGGIAMLISRYWLAVPTLALAGSLVRKKLVPTSEGTLPTHTPLFIFWLIAVVLIVGALNFLPALALGPIVEHFMIAY from the coding sequence ATGACATTCAGCGGCGTTTTACAAATTGTGATCTACCTGGCCGTCTTACTCCTTCTTGTCAAGCCCTTGGGCGCTTTCATGGCAAGGGTGTACCGGCGTGAGCGGACATTTCTCGATCCGGTTCTCGGTCCTCTGGAGCGATTGCTCTACCGGCTTTCGCGGATCGATCCCGACAAGGAAATGGACTGGAAGGAAAACGCGGCTGCATTACTCGTCTTCAATTTCGCAGGGCTGATTGTCGTCTATGCAGTACAGCGCCTGCAGCAGTTCCTTCCCATAAACCCCCAGGGTCTGGGGGCGGTATCCCCCGACTCTGCCTTCAACACGGCCGTGAGCTTCGCCTCGAATACGAACTGGCAGGGATACGGGGGCGAGACGACGATGAGCTACCTGACGCAGATGATCGCCCTGACCGTTCAGAATTTCCTCTCCGCGGCGTCGGGGATGGCGGTGCTGGCGCTTTTCATCCGGGGAATCTCCCGTCACTCCGTCAAGACGCTCGGGAATTTCTGGGTCGACATGACCCGGAGTACCCTCTACATTCTCCTCCCCCTTTCCGTCGTGCTGGCCCTGGTCCTGGTATCACAGGGAGTTGTGCAGACGTTTTCCCCCCCGGTCTCCGTGCCGCTTCTCGAGCGAACAGTGGATGGGACCGGAGCCGCCGTCACGCAGCAGGTGATCCCTGTCGGACCTGTCGCCTCTCAAATCGCGATCAAGCAGCTCGGTACGAACGGCGGGGGATTCTTCAACGTCAATTCCGCGCATCCCTTTGAGAATCCGACGCCCCTCACGGATTTCCTCGAGATGCTCTCCATTCTGCTTATCGCCGCGGCGCTCTGTTATACGTACGGCTCCATGGTGGGCGACACGCGGCAGGGGTGGGCGGTGCTCGCGTCGATGTTGATCATACTCATCCCGGCCATAGTTGTGACACACGCTGCCGAATCGTCCGGTAACCCGAAACTGGCGGCCCTCAACGTGGAGCAGCGCTCCACCTCGATCAACCCGGGTGGAAACATGGAGGGAAAGGAAGTGCGGTTTGGCATCGCGAACTCCGCGACCTGGGCAATCGCGACAACGGCCGCATCAAACGGTTCGGTGAATTCCATGCATGATTCGTTCACCCCGATGGGGGGGTTGATGGCGCTCGTCATGATGCAGCTCGGGGAGGTGGTCCTCGGCGGCGTCGGATCCGGTCTCTACGGGATGGTGGTCTTCGTGATCGTGGCGGTGTTCGTCGCGGGATTGCTGGTGGGCCGGACACCGGAGTACCTGGGTCATAAGATCGAGGCCTACGAAATGAAGATGGCCTCGCTCCTGATCCTCATCATGCCGCTGACGGTCCTCGGACTGACGGCCCTTGCCGTCGTCACGGACCCGGGGAAGGCGGCAATGCTCAACCCGGGCCCGCACGGCTTCAGCGAGATCCTCTACGCCTTCACTTCAGAGGGCAACAACAACGGAAGCGCATTCGCGGGCGTGAGTGCGAATACCCCCTATTACAACATCACCGGGGGGATCGCGATGTTGATCAGCCGATACTGGCTCGCGGTGCCAACGCTTGCTCTTGCCGGTTCACTCGTGAGGAAGAAACTCGTTCCCACGAGCGAAGGAACGCTTCCGACTCACACCCCTCTTTTCATTTTCTGGCTGATTGCGGTCGTCCTCATCGTCGGGGCTCTCAACTTCCTGCCGGCACTCGCGCTCGGCCCGATCGTGGAACATTTCATGATTGCATATTGA